A region of the Kaistia geumhonensis genome:
CCGAGCGGCAGCACGAAGGCGAGGACGACATTGGCGATCTGGGCGGCGCTGATGCTGCCGGCCGAAAGGTCGAACCCGGCCGCCGAGAGAATGGCGAACATGCCGGCGATCCAGAGGATCGAGACGGCGCCGGCGATCGGATAGACGAGGCGCGAGGGGCGGCGGGAGGGAAGGCTGGCGCCGACGACGCGGCGGTCGTCATTCGCGGGAAGGCGGCCCTTGCGCTCGAAGCGGCGCTGGCGCGGCGCGGGCTCGTCCGCCGCGGGCTGTCCGGCGGGGCTCTCCGCCTTCGCTGCGCGGGGGGCGGCCTGGGGCGCATCCGCCTTGCGCGCTGCCGGGGAATCGGCGCGTCGCGGCGGCTGATTGGGCGCCTGCGCCGTCGCGCGCATCGGTTCGTTGATGCGGGGCATTTCGAGCCGGCGATCGCGCGGACCGCTCTGCGGCCCCTCGCGGTTTTGCTCGGCTGTCGAAGCGGCGGGATCGATCCGGAGAGCCTCCTCCACGGCGGAGAGAACTGCGTCCGCCGGGTCCTTGGACTTCGGAGTATTCACCATTCTTTAAGCCTCGCGTCCGTACTCGATACTGCACCGGCCGCTTCGGCGAGGTCGATTCGCCGAAAGCACGAGGATGCCGGGGCGTCGAAGCATGAGACCGAACAGGTCCGACCCTCGCCGCCACGGTCCGCCGCACTCCGCCTTCAACAAGACGGATGTGGCCTCCGCACCCTTGCCCACCAACTGCCCTTTTGACACATTCGTGCAGTGCATACAAGGAAGCGCGGCCGCGCCGTCTGTGCTTTCAACAGCCTGCGCGACGGCGTGAAGGCGGCGCGAGAGGCCGTGCAACAGGGTCGTCGGCAACGTGCGGCGGGCGGCCGCGGACCGCGCCGATGAACTCGATCACCAGGCAATCCATCCTCGATCTCGACGACCTCCGTGGCCGGGCCGGAGGGGATGCCGCGCTGGTGGCGGAACTCCTCTTCATCTTTGACGCGGAAGTCCTGCCCGAGGCGCGTCGCCTGGCCGAAGGCGCGGTCGATCCGGAGGCAAGGTCCGCCGCCGCCCACCGCCTTCGGGGCGCGGCTCTCGCCATCGGAGCCGGCGAGGTCGCGGCAATTGCCGCGGCGATCGAAGCGCAACCGCTCGAGGGAGCTGCGCTTCCCGCGCTCGGCGCCGCGCTCGATCGGCTCGCGGCCGCGATCGCCGGGCTTGGCCGGGATGATGCCGAGCGAAATGCCGAGTGAGGGCCCCGGCGCGACCTTTCGCCCGGTCCGCGGCACCCTGCCGCCCGCTGAGGCGTCGCGACGCTTGGCACCGCGCCGCGAAATCGTCTAGAGCGACAGACAGACATCGCGCCGAGGCGCGGACCATTCCATCGTCGGCATCTTCCCGGCCCCTCATCCTCGCGGACTTCCATGGCCAAGATCACCTACATCACCTTCGACGGCACGGTTTACGACATCGAGGCCCGCAACGGCACGACGGTGATGGAGAACGCGGTGCGCAACGCCGTTCCCGGCATCGAGGCGGAATGCGGCGGCGCATGTGCCTGCGCGACCTGCCACGTCTATGTCGACGAGGCCTGGGTGGAACGCACGGGCGAGCCGCAGCCGATGGAGGAGGACATGCTCGACTTCGCGAGCGACGTTCAGCCGAACTCGCGGCTCTCCTGCCAGATCCGGGTCAGCGACGCGCTCGACGGGCTCGTCGTCCGCATCCCCGCCAGCCAGGGCTGATCGCGGCCCGTGGGGCAGCGAATTCCTCGGGGCGCCGGTTCCTGAGCACAAACATGCTTTGCAGCCCGCAATCGAGCGGCTAAAGCTGCCCGCGCTTTCTTCCATTGCGGATCGTGCTGCGGATCAATCCATGAGCGAGACCATCGAAACCGACGTCGTCATCGTCGGCGCCGGGCCTGTCGGCCTGTTCGCCGTCTTCGAACTCGGGCTGCTCGATGTCCGCTGCCATCTGATCGACATTCTCGACAAACCCGGCGGCCAATGCGCCGAGCTCTATCCCGAGAAGCCGATCTACGACATTCCGGGCTTCCCGATCATCACCGGGCAGGGCCTCACCGACAATCTGATGGCGCAGATCAAGCCCTTCGCGCCGACCTTCCATCTCGGCGAGATGGTCGCTGCCGTCGGCAAGCTCGACGATGGCCGCTTCAGCGTCACCACCGATGCCGGCAAGACCTTCCATGCCAAGGTCGTCGTCATCGCGGCCGGCGGCGGTTCGTTCCAGCCCAAGCGCCCGCCGGTGCCGGGGATCGAGGACTTCGAGGGGCGGTCGGTCTTCTATTCCGTCCGCAAGATGGAGGCGTTCCGCGACCACGACATCCTCGTGGTGGGCGGCGGCGATTCGGCCCTGGACTGGACACTCAACCTGCAGCCGCTCGCGAAGAGCGTCACGCTGATGCATCGCCGCGACGCCTTCCGCGCCGCGCCCGACAGCGTCAACAAGATGCGCGCCCTCGCCGAGGCCGGCCAGCTGAAGCTCGTCTTCGGGCAGGTCACCGGGCTCGAGGGCGACGACGGCCACATGACGCATGCCGTCATCACGGACAACGAGGACAAGCAGCATCGTCTGCCCGCGACGCGGATGCTGCCCTTCTTCGGTCTCACGATGAAGCTCGGACCCATTGCCGACTGGGGGCTGAACCTCCACGAGAACCTGATCAAGGTCGACACCGAGAAGTTCGAGACCTCGGAGCCCGGCATCTTCTCGATCGGGGACATCAACTGGTATCCGGGCAAGCTGAAGCTGATCCTCTCCGGTTTCCACGAGGCGGCGCTGATGGCGCAGGCGGCGAGCCGGATCGTCTTCCCGGAGAAGAAGATCCTCTTCCAGTACACGACCTCCTCGACCAGCCTGCAGAAGAAGCTCGGCGTCGCCTGAGCCACCCTGTTGCATGACTGCGCCAGCCCGGCGTCATTTCGGCGATCGGCAGCCTTGCGGCTCGCGTCGTCGGTCCCGTTTGGCTAGTTTGCCCTCCGCATCAGGCCGGAGCATGTCATGGCAGACGATCCCCAGCGCTTCATGAAGCAGCCGCCGCGCAAGAAAGCGGTGGTCAAGCGCGTCGTTCTCTCGGAAGAACAGCGCCGGGCTTACGAGGACCTCGTCAAGCAGAAGGACGAGCGCGACCGCGAATATGGTCGCCACCTCGACGGCGAGAACAAGCCGCGCTGAGGCGCAGGCTCAGTCTTCTCCGCGCGCCTTGCCGGGGTTGATCCGCGCCAGTTCGGCGATGAAATCGGCCATGGCCGGCGGCTTCTCCGCGAGGAAGGGCAGGGGACGGCAGACATCGATCGCCGCGATGCCGACGCGCGCCGTCAGGATGCCGTTGACGACACCTTCGCCGAGCCGCGCCGACAGCCGCGCGGCGAGGCCATGCCCCAGCACCTGCTGCACCAGCGAATCGCCGGCCGCCATGCCGCCGGTGACGGCGAGATGGCCCACAACGAGGCGCGCGAGGCGCAGGAAGCCGAGCGTGCCGGGCCGCCCGCCATAGAGCTGGCCGAGCTGGCGGATCAGGCGCAGCGCAGAGATCAGCACGAACAGGACGTCGACGGCGGCGCGCGGCGAGATCGCGGTCACCACAGTCACGCGCTTCGCCGTCGAAAGAACGAGGCTTTTGGCGGCGGTGTCGAAGGCGGCGAGGATCTCATGCTCCGCCAGGCCCATGAGATCGCGCCCGTCGATGATTTCCTGCGCATGGGCGGCGAGGGCGGCGCGGCCCTTGGCCGTCTCGGGCCGGTCCTTGTAGAGATCCGCGAGTTCGCGGATCACGCCCCGAGCCGCCTTGCCGTCGTCGCGGCGGGCGGCGGCGGCGGCATCGTCGCGCAGGCGGTTGATGTGCCGCAGCCGCGCCAGGCCGGCGATCTCGCGGGCCGCGATGGCGACGACGGCGATCAGCGCCGCGCCGGCCGCTGCGACCGCCACCCAGCCGAGCCAGTCAGCCCGCGCGAAGAGGTCGCGAATCAGCCGGTCGATGGCGAGTCCGACGCCGAGCGTGACAAGAACGCCGAGGCCCGAGAACAGGATATCCGCCCAGCGGATGCGGCGGCGCTGGCGCGGCAGCTCGACCGGCGGCGGGAGGTCGTCGGGCTCTCGCAGCACGACCGGCCGGTCCGAGGGGCGCACGGCCGCCTCGGGATCGTCCGTGACGCGGGCCTCGTCGAGGCGGAAGGCGGCCGGGCGGCGCGGCGGTTCGCTCGTCATGCGAGGCGGTCCCCGATGAGGAATTCGAGAGCCCTGTCGAGGCGAATATGCGGCAGCGACAGCTTCATTCCCTCGGCCGTGCGCTCGAGCTGGGGCGGCCGGAAACGTACGAAGCGGAGCGCCGCGTCAGCCTGAGAAGTTGAGTCAACACCTTCGAGCGCCGATTCCGGTTTGTCCGGCAAGTCACCGGGAAAGAAGGCGATTTCCGTTTTGCCGTCATAGGTCTCGCCGTTGAAGACCTCGCCGGCGAGCGGCGTTCCGATGATCGACGGCAATTTCTGGTTGCCGTTGGAGACGACGCCTTCGCGGGTCGCGCGGACCGAGGCGAGCGCGGCGATCTCGACACGCGCGCCGGCCTCCTCGGCGCGGTGGACGGCGGGCGCGAGGAGGTGGCCGAGGATTCGCTCCAGCCGATCGTGGTCGGCGTGATGGAGATGGTCGGCCTTGGTGGCGCCGATCAGGATGCGGTCGATGCGTCGCGTGAGCAGCCCGCCCAGCCATGATGTGGCGCCGGGGCGATAGGCGCCGAGGATCTCGGTCATCGCGGCCGAGAGATCGGCGACCGCCGCCGGCCCCGCGTTCAGCGCGTTCAGCGCATCGACGAGCACGATCTGCCGGTCGAGCCGGGCGAAATGATCGCGGAAGAACGGCTTCACCACGACAGACTTATAGGACTCGTAGCGGCGGGCCATCATGCGGCCGAGCGTTCCGGCCGGGGCGTCGGCGACGGCGCCGGGCAGGGGGCAGAAGGTGAGCGCCGGCGACCCGTCGAGATCGCCCGGCATCAGGAAGCGGCCCGGCGGAAGGGTCGAGAGCGCATGCTCGTCGGCGCGGCAGGCGCGCAGATAGGCGGTGAAGAGGGCGGCGAGTTCACGGGCGAGCGCCTCGTCCTCGGGTCCTTTCGGATCGACCGACCCGGCGCGCGCCAGGAAGGCGGCAGCCGCGGCAGGACGTCCCGGCCGCCGCGCGAGCGCCACGGCTTCGCTCGACCAGGCGGCATAGTCCTTGGCGAGAAGCGGCAGGTCGAGCAACCATTCGCCGGGATAGTCGACGATATCGAGCGTCAGGGTGCCGGAGCCGAAGCGCTGGCGCAGGAAGGAGGCCGATTCATAGGCGATGACGAGGCGAAGCTCGCTGATCCGGCGTGTCGATTCCGGCCAGATCCGCTCCTCGACAAGCGCTCGGACATGATCCTCGTAGTCGAAGCGCGGGACGGCATCGTCGGGCTGCGGTTCGAGCCGCGCGCCGGTAACGCGCCCGGTCGAATAGGAGCGGAACACCGGCAGGCGGCCGCCATGCACGAGATTGTGGACGAGGGCGGTGATGAAGACCGTCTTGCCGGCGCGGGCGAGGCCGGTGACGCCGAGCCGGACCGTCGGATTGACGATGTCGGTTGCCCGTTCGCCGAGCGTCGCGATCGCGATGCGGGCCTCGTCGGCCAGGGAGGTGAGATTCAATCCGCGATCCATCCGTCGCCGTGAACGCTCCCGATGTAGGAAGGGCGGCGGCGCGCGGGAAGCCCTATTCGTCGTCGGACGGTGGCTCGCTGCCGACGACCTCCAGTTCGCGCGGCCGGA
Encoded here:
- a CDS encoding Hpt domain-containing protein, with protein sequence MNSITRQSILDLDDLRGRAGGDAALVAELLFIFDAEVLPEARRLAEGAVDPEARSAAAHRLRGAALAIGAGEVAAIAAAIEAQPLEGAALPALGAALDRLAAAIAGLGRDDAERNAE
- a CDS encoding 2Fe-2S iron-sulfur cluster-binding protein encodes the protein MAKITYITFDGTVYDIEARNGTTVMENAVRNAVPGIEAECGGACACATCHVYVDEAWVERTGEPQPMEEDMLDFASDVQPNSRLSCQIRVSDALDGLVVRIPASQG
- a CDS encoding NAD(P)/FAD-dependent oxidoreductase; this encodes MSETIETDVVIVGAGPVGLFAVFELGLLDVRCHLIDILDKPGGQCAELYPEKPIYDIPGFPIITGQGLTDNLMAQIKPFAPTFHLGEMVAAVGKLDDGRFSVTTDAGKTFHAKVVVIAAGGGSFQPKRPPVPGIEDFEGRSVFYSVRKMEAFRDHDILVVGGGDSALDWTLNLQPLAKSVTLMHRRDAFRAAPDSVNKMRALAEAGQLKLVFGQVTGLEGDDGHMTHAVITDNEDKQHRLPATRMLPFFGLTMKLGPIADWGLNLHENLIKVDTEKFETSEPGIFSIGDINWYPGKLKLILSGFHEAALMAQAASRIVFPEKKILFQYTTSSTSLQKKLGVA
- a CDS encoding YcjF family protein; this translates as MTSEPPRRPAAFRLDEARVTDDPEAAVRPSDRPVVLREPDDLPPPVELPRQRRRIRWADILFSGLGVLVTLGVGLAIDRLIRDLFARADWLGWVAVAAAGAALIAVVAIAAREIAGLARLRHINRLRDDAAAAARRDDGKAARGVIRELADLYKDRPETAKGRAALAAHAQEIIDGRDLMGLAEHEILAAFDTAAKSLVLSTAKRVTVVTAISPRAAVDVLFVLISALRLIRQLGQLYGGRPGTLGFLRLARLVVGHLAVTGGMAAGDSLVQQVLGHGLAARLSARLGEGVVNGILTARVGIAAIDVCRPLPFLAEKPPAMADFIAELARINPGKARGED
- a CDS encoding YcjX family protein; amino-acid sequence: MDRGLNLTSLADEARIAIATLGERATDIVNPTVRLGVTGLARAGKTVFITALVHNLVHGGRLPVFRSYSTGRVTGARLEPQPDDAVPRFDYEDHVRALVEERIWPESTRRISELRLVIAYESASFLRQRFGSGTLTLDIVDYPGEWLLDLPLLAKDYAAWSSEAVALARRPGRPAAAAAFLARAGSVDPKGPEDEALARELAALFTAYLRACRADEHALSTLPPGRFLMPGDLDGSPALTFCPLPGAVADAPAGTLGRMMARRYESYKSVVVKPFFRDHFARLDRQIVLVDALNALNAGPAAVADLSAAMTEILGAYRPGATSWLGGLLTRRIDRILIGATKADHLHHADHDRLERILGHLLAPAVHRAEEAGARVEIAALASVRATREGVVSNGNQKLPSIIGTPLAGEVFNGETYDGKTEIAFFPGDLPDKPESALEGVDSTSQADAALRFVRFRPPQLERTAEGMKLSLPHIRLDRALEFLIGDRLA